The following proteins are co-located in the Cryptococcus neoformans var. neoformans B-3501A chromosome 12, whole genome shotgun sequence genome:
- a CDS encoding hypothetical protein (HMMPfam hit to Sybindin, Sybindin-like family, score: 25.7, E(): 7.9e-11), with the protein MTIFSLYIFDRHCDCVYYQDWHRTSPVRPPPPASFKPGVHRLPPAPQPTDTYRRSIFDEKRSSGQASTVDIKSDGLGSGRALKGLPFDEEAKLVYGVLISLRSMVKRLSGRDDEPFTSYTTPQYKLHLFETPTGYKFVLLSDPTSDSLRFILRQLYMGPFLEYVVRNPLVKLDSREEGIDNDQFRDAVDRHMRALSMFGS; encoded by the exons ATGACCATTTTCTCTCTATATATCTTTGATCG CCATTGTGACTGTGTTTACTACCAAGACTGGCATCGTACCAGTCCTGTCCGcccgcctcctcctgccTCCTTCAAACCTGGAGTCCATCGTCTTCCACCAGCACCGCAACCGACGGACACATACCGAAGGTCGATATTCGATGAAAAGCGCAGTTCCGGACAAGCAAGTACGGTGGATATCAAATCCGATGGGCttggaagtggaagggCTCTCAAAGGACTTCcgtttgatgaagaggctaAACTGGTGTATGGTGTATTGATATCGCTACGGAGTATGGTCAAAAGACTGTCTGGACG CGACGATGAACCCTTTACATCTTACACAACACCTCAGTACAAACTGCATCTCTTTGAGACACCAACTGGGTACAAGttcgttcttctctccgACCCAACGTCTGATTCTCTGCGGTTCATTTTGCGACAGCTCTATATGGGACCCTTCTTAGAATATGTGGTACGAAATCCTTTGGTCAAATTGGACTCGCGCGAAGAGGGTATTGATAACGATCAG TTCCGTGACGCTGTAGACAGACATATGCGGGCACTGTCAATGTTTGGATCATGA